From Mucilaginibacter gotjawali:
CCTGGTATTTTTTTAAGCTTAAATATGACAATGTTTTTTCAAAAAGAAGCTTGAATTTGTTTTGGCTTGCGCTTTCTCTTTGTGTGATGATTTTTTTAGCGTTGAGCATCGGTCAAGACCACACATCGGATTTCTATTGCGCACTTTTCCTTGCAAAAGGTGGCGATGAACTAACAAAGTATGACTTTCAACGCCAACTTATCAGGAATACAACTCAGCATGATTTGTGGATATACATGTGGGTGCCAATGATCATACTAAACTTTTATAAGGCCTTTAAACTGCACCACGAGGGAAAATCGGAGGAAGAAATGTTTTGGTAGAAATTAGGCAAAAAGATCGCTAAATACTATTCCGCATTCGGCCTTCCGCAATCCGCATTCAAAATAAATCAAAAATAATTCCGAAATCGAAATTCCGCAATCCGAAATCGCTCCATCATTCATACCTCAAAGCCTCAATCGGATCGAGCCTGGAAGCTTTTTGTGCTGGATAATAGCCAAAGAAAATACCGGTAAGGGCGCAAACAACAAAGGATAACAATACCGAAGAGTTGGAAACTACTGTTGGCCATTTGAGTAACAGGGTTACCAGCCAGGTAGACAGAAAACCCAGCAGCACACCTATAACCCCGCCGGTTAAACTGATCAAAATTGCTTCCATCAAAAACTGCAGCAATATATCCTTGCCCCGGGCGCCTATAGACATACGAAGCCCGATCTCGCGGGTACGTTCTGTTACTGATACATACATAATGTTCATAATCCCGATACCGCCGATCACCAGGGAGATGCCGGCAATAACTGTTAATAAAACGGTAAGCAGACCGCTGGTGGAACTGAGCGTGGCGATCAGTTCCTGCTGGGTACGTACGGTAAAGTCATTGTCCTCCGCGTTAGTTAAACGGTGGGAGGTCCGCAGTACCCTGGTCATTTCGCTCACAGCCGAATCGGTAACCGACTCATCAACTGCCGAAGCGTAGATGTTTTGGTAATAGATGGTAGCGAGAATACGCTTTTGTACCGATGTATAGGGTGCGATTAATATATCGTCCTGGTCTTGCCCGAAGGCGTTGAAACCTTTGGCGCTTAACACGCCGATAACCTGGAATGGGATATTACCGAAACGGATCACCTTGCCGATGGGGTTTTCGCCGTTCGGGAAAAGGTTATCAATAACCGTTTGCCCTATCAAACAAACTTTGGCAGAGGTTAAAACATCATTGTCGCTGAAGGCGATACCATCCCTAATGGTTAATTTACGAATGTCGAGATACTCTGGCGCTACGCCGGCCATGGTTGTAGGCCAGTTAAGCGCACCATTGATGGACTGTCCTTTAGCGGAAACCGAGGGCGATACTTCTGTAATATAAACCGGGTTAGCCTTTAGGGCGACAATATCTTTAATGGTAAGCGTTTGGAAACTGCTCCCCGCTATTTTTACGCCGCCGGTTAAATTACTCGCCGCCTGTACGGTGATCATATTGGTGCCCATCTTCGATAGCTGGTCGTGAATGCTTTGTTTCGACCCCTGGCCGATAGCCACCATCGCGATAACCGCCGCCACCCCGATAATAATACCAAGCATGGTTAACAAGGCTCTCAGCTTGTTTCGCTGCAGCGCCTTTAAAGCAATCCGTATCAGGTTAATTAAACTCATCCTTTTTGGTCATTTCTCATTGGGTCATTATGTCATTGAGTCGTTGGGGAGGTTTGATAAATGCAACCATTCACTAATTCACCAACTCACTATTAATAATCATCTGTATGCGGCAAGTTTTTCAACACTTCCGCTGCCGAACGTTTATCTGCTATCTGAAAGTCTTTTTGTATTCTGCCATCACGTAACTGTATAGTACGGCTGCTAAAGGAAGCAATGTCCGGTTCGTGCGTTACAAACACAATGGTTTTTCCCTGGTGACTGTTCAGTTCCTGCATCAGGGCCATGATCTCGTAGGATGTACGGCTGTCAAGGTTGCCGGTGGCTTCGTCTGCCAGTATCATTACCGGCTCGTTAACCAGGGCTCTTGCTATCGCAACCCGCTGCTGCTGCCCGCCGGAAAGCTGGCTTGGGGTGTGGTCCATCCGCTCGGCTAGTTTTACCGATTCTAAAGCATGCATAGCCCTTTCGCGGCGCTCAACGGCACTTACCTCTTTGTTGTACAGTAGAGGCAACTCCACATTTTCAAGCGCGGTAGTACGCGGTAACAGGTTATATGATTGAAAAACAAAACCAATTTTATGATTGCGCAATTGGGCCAGTTCGTCACGCGATAAACTTTTAACGTCTACACCATCCAAAAAATAATCGCCGATGGACGGTTTATCCAGGCATCCCAAAATATTCAATAAAGTTGTTTTACCCGACCCGCTGCTGCCCATAATGGTAACAAACTCGCCGGCCAGTACGTCAAAGGTAACTCCCCGCAGGGCATGTACCGTTTCGCTGCCCATTATGAAATCGCGTTTCAAATCCTTTATTTCTAATATCTTTTTGCTCATCGCGTTCTGCCGCCTCCTGATGGCCGTTTTGGCATAAACGGGCTGCCGCCAACCGATGCCGCCCCCGAGCCTTTAGCCCCACCATTGATGCCCACCGCCACCTGGTCGTTTTCTGTTAAGCCGGACAATACTTCAACCGAAGTATTGTCGTTCAGGCCTATCTCTATTCTTTTTTGTACCAGTTTGGTTCCCTGCAATATCCACACCGATGCTTTTTGTTTAACTACGCCCGAAGTATCGCTCCGGCTTTTGGCGGTATGCGAAACCTGGCTGCTAGCATTGGTTCCGGCAGCGCCGGCTGCTTTGCGTTTGCTTTTTTTGCTAACACGCCCTTCAATCTGGTAGTTCGCCATCAATGAAGAATCCGGGGCAAAAGCGAGCGCTTTTGATGGAATGAGCATAGCATTGTTAACTTCTTTTGTATAGATGATGATATTGGCCGTCATCCCCGGTTTTAGTTTCATATCGTCATTCGGCGCGTTGATAATGGTGGTATAGTTAACCACATTTGCTGATACCGTGGGATGCAGGCGTATTTCGGTTACCTTTCCGCCAAACCGGTCGTTAATAAAAGCATCTACAGTAAACGATGCCCGGTCACCGGCTTTTACATCGCCTATATCTGCTTCATCTACGTTGGCCTGCACTTCCATTTTGGTGATATCTTTGGCGATGATGAACAGGGTAGGGGTGCTGAAACTTGCCGCCACCGTTTGCCCGATACTGATGCTGCGGTTCAGGATCACTCCGTCAATCGGCGAATAAATATCTGCATAGGATAAATTTTTTTGCGCCAGCCGTACCTGTGCCTGCGCGCTGGCAACGCCTGCTTGCGCCGCGTTATAGGTATTCAGCGCACTGTCAAAATCAGCCTTGCTGATGGCCTCCGCTTTAAACAAGGTGTTTTGCCGCTCGTAATTGTTTTTTGCAAACAACAACTGGCTTTGCGCATTTTGCAAAACGCCTTTATACTGATCGAGCGTAGCCTGCAGCAATGATTTATCCAGTTGCGCCAAAAGTTCGCCTTTTTTTACTTTCGAATTGAAATCGACATATAAAGAACTGATGATGCCTGATACCTGGGTGCCCACAGTCACGGTATCAACCGGTTCAATTCTACCTGTAGCGGTAACACTTTGGGCGATATAACCATAAACCGGTTTTTGTGTTACTACCGTTGCCGGAATTTCTTTTGTGCGAAAAAATATGACCCAAACCAGTACTATGGCTATCAATACCACCGCAACGACAAGGATTTTTTTTACTATTGGTTTCATGATAGCCCGTTTTAAAGTTTAATAGGTATTCCTCTGTAAAAATCATAGATCTTCAGGGTAAGTAATTCGTTATATTTTGCCTGTATAAAGGCCTGCTGTGCTTGTATAAAAAGGTTTTTTTGTACCGAATAATCCACCGTGTTGATAGCGCCCACCTTTAGTTGTTCGGTAGCAATGCGGTAGCCCTCCTTATTGAAATTATATTGCTGCAATGCGGCATCGTACTGGCTTTTGGCGTTAGTCACATTCAGGTAAGCGCGCTCAACTGATTGTGATAAGGTGATCCGGGTGTTTTTTAAGTTGAGGTCGGCCTGGTCCACGTTTATTTTAGCTTCTTCTACCTGGGTTTTTACCACCCTCCTGGTAAAAATGGGTACCGAAAGCGTAAGCCCTACTTCCTGGTTAAAGTTGTTGTTCAACTGGTAAGGCAAACTCCCCTGGCCGGTACTATAGCTGGTATTAAGCGCGCCACCTGCCGATAAAACGGGCTTGTAACCGGCCTTTGCTATATCCACGCCATATTGCGCAATTTTTACACCCAGTTCGCTGCTTTTTACTTCGGGGCGGTTTTGCAGGGCCGTTTGCTCAACAGTTTTAAATGCCGTAACCGTATCAATTGGTACAATGGTATCGGGCTTTATAATGTCGAAATTTACATCGCTGGTTAAAAGCAGCAATTGTTTTAGGGTGAGGAGATCGCCCTTTTCGGTGTTTTTTGCATTGATAAGCGTAAACTGGTCGGTTGATTGCTGCGCCTGCAGTTGGATAAGTGCATAACGGGCCACCGCCCCTACATCATATTTCTGCTGTTCCAGTTTTACCTGGGTTGCAGATGTGTTCACCAAATCGGTATCATAAATAATATTTTCCTTATCCAGCAAAACAGCCAGGTAAGCCTGCGTAATTTGCAGGGTGATATCATTTTCCTGTTGTATAATACTCAGGTTGGCCGATTCAACCGAAAGGTTGGCCTGCTGAATGGTGTTATTAATTAAATTGCCATTGTACAAGGTTACCGATGAATTTAAACTATATGACCCCGAAGCGCTAAGCCCGGAGCCGCCGCCAGTCCCCGTCGCCGGATCGTAACTCCCCGCATTTTGATGACTAAAGTTTTGTGTAGCACTGCCGCTTAAATTTGGCAGCCTGGCAGCCTTTGCCAGTAAGTATTGCTGCTGACTGGTTAACAGCGACAAACGGTAGGTGTTGATCAAGATGTTGTTCTTTTTTGCGTAGTCAATGCATTTTGCCAGGTCCCAGTTTATGGTAGTGCCCATAAGGGTACTGTCCTGCGCAAAAAGGTTGTTGAAACAGGCCAGGAGCAACACCAGCGATAAAAGAAATTTTGGTTTTAACGGCATAGTTTTAACCCGTACCGGGAATTGTTTAAAGGTATCAAATGAGGAACAAATATTTTATGATTTAGTTTGTAAAATATTTGATTGACTGCAAGTTATAATAAATTACAACCCCGGAGAAGATAACCCGGGAACATCATTTCAGCCACTTAAACAGGCGCGTTAAAAGAAATCGCTAAAAAAATAAAAGGCTTGAAATGGAACTATTTTGCAGTTCAATTTCAAGCCCGTTGATATGGTGATACAGAAAGGATGAGCCTGCTAAATAAAGGCAAAAACGCTTTGTGCAAAGTTCCCTAGCAGAGGCATCGGCTTTTCTTCCGAATTGGTTGCCGCATTTAGCCCGATTACCCAAAAAGTAAGGAAGACCAGTGTTATCACTATTTTTAACAGGTAAATAGTAAAGATACCGGAGGATTGCACGAAGGTATGCGACACCAGGGTCAAGCCAAACCAAATGGCCAGGTAAGTAAGATATAAAAACAAGGTTTGCCTTAAGTGAAAAGCGCTTAAAGTGTTTTTATTAGGTTGATGAAAGCCGAAATACCCGATAGACCATCCTATCACAAAGAAATAACTCACCATCCCTGCGGTTCTGCCGCCATCCTCAATTCCAAAAAGATATTTACGATCCATGTAATAGATTTTTTTTATAAGCACTTTTACGGAGGAAAGACTCTAATTGTTTCTGAAAATTCGGGTTATTGAAAAACGGATTTTTTTCAGGGGATTTGTATTGACAACTGGTACCATTCAATTTTTTCCTGTTAATTTTTTTGCGAAGCCGGTTTTGTTGCTTTTCTCTTCACATTGTGGAATAACTCAACAATTATAAAACGTTTTCAATTTTATAAGTTATTGATTATGTGTGTAATGTAGTGTTTTGTGTTTTCTGGCATCGTTTTGTTCATTGTTATTGAAATTAGTTAAACATAAAACAAACAAGAAACTATGAAAAAGCTATTTACAGTGCTGATGTTATCAGCTTTTACTTTCGGAACTTTTGCCGCAACTGCTCACACTGCTATGCAGCAAGACACCTCAAAGCATAAAAAATCAAAAAGTGATACCACCAAAAAACCAATGAAGAAGGATTCCACCAAACATTCCTGAAAGTAGTCCATCTTTTAAACAAGGCTTTTCAACGGGCCTTTAAAAAAGCTTTTAGATCAGTTTTCTAAAGGCTTTTTTGTTGAAAATGAGGAACTGCTCTTCCGGCCTGCCTGATGCCGTCTGCGGTTCGTTTTTTCACACCTATTATCAAAAAATTATAGCTAAAATATTCCTTTGATGGTGGCCTGTTTGCCTCTATGCATATTCTCTGCAGTATTTTTTTAGCGGTTTTTAACCCCTCCAAATAATTTGCATGTAAAATTTATTCGAAACAACCCAAAGGCTTATACAACTGTTATATTTGAATGAGGTTTAAGCCAATTTCGTGCTGTCTTTACCATCAATACCCGGAAGTGGGGTTGGTTGGAACTGTGCAAAAAATTAATTGACCGGTTAATGCTATTATCCTAAATTAGAAACTCAAAACCAATCTACTGAATTATGGCAAATATGATCTCTGAAGGGCCTACACCTAACGATGCGGCAAAGTGTCCGTTTCTTGGTGGCGCACTCAAACAAAGCGCAGGCAGTGGTACCAGAAACCGCGACTGGTGGCCTAACCAACTAAAATTAAACATACTTCGTCAAAACTCATCGCTTTCAAACCCGATGGGAGAGGCATTTAATTATGCTGAGGAATTTAAGAGCCTTGACCTGGCGGCAGTGAAAAAGGACATCTTCGACCTGATGACCACGTCGCAGGACTGGTGGCCGGCCGATTATGGTCATTATGGCCCGTTCTTTATCCGGATGGCCTGGCACAGTGCGGGTACATACCGTATCTCTGACGGTCGCGGAGGCGCCGGCTTCGGTACCCAACGTTTTGCACCGCTGAACAGCTGGCCCGATAATGCAAACCTGGACAAAGCACGCCTGCTGCTGTGGCCGATAAAAAAGAAATACGGCAAAAAACTCTCATGGGCCGATCTGATGATCCTCACCGGCAACTGCGCCCTGGAATCAATGGGCCTTAAAACCTTTGGGTTTGGCGGCGGGCGGGCAGACGTATGGGAGCCATCCGAAGATATCTATTGGGGAGCCGAAAGTACGTGGCTGGGAGACAACCGCTATACCGGCGACCGTGAACTGGAGAACCCGCTGGCTGCCGTGCAGATGGGGTTGATCTATGTGAACCCTGAAGGCCCTAACGGAAACCCCGACCCGGCTGCTTCGGCCCGTGACATCCGCGAAACCTTCGGCCGCATGGCCATGAATGACGAAGAGACCGTTGCACTTATTGCAGGTGGCCACACTTTTGGGAAAACCCATGGCGCTGCCGACCCCGGAAAATATGTAGGAAAGGAACCTGCAGCGGCACCGATAGAAGAACAGGGCCTCGGCTGGAAAAACGCCTACGGCACCGGCAACGCAGACGATACCATTACCAGCGGCCTGGAAGGTGCATGGACCACTACGCCGGCCCAATGGAGCAATAACTATTTTGAAAATCTCTTCGGCTTCGAATGGCAGCTTACCAAAAGCCCTGCCGGTGCATATCAATGGAAACCGAAGGATGGCGCAGGCGCCGATACCGTGCCCGATGCACACGATCCGGCAAAACGCCATGCCCCAACGATGCTCACTACGGACATAGCCCTGCGTGTTGACCCTGCCTATGAGAAGATCTCGAGATACTTTCATGAAAACCCTGATCATTTTGCAGATGCTTTTGCCCGTGCCTGGTTCAAACTCACCCATCGCGATATGGGGCCGCGCGCCCGTTACCTCGGTCCGGAAGTGCCTGCAGAAGAATTGATCTGGCAGGACCCAATACCATCCGTTACGCATGAACTGATCAACGACGGGGATATCGCCGCGCTGAAGAGCAAGATCCTTGCGTCGGGACTTTCGGTATCGCAACTGGTATCTGCTGCATGGGCTTCGGCTTCAACCTTCAGAGGTTCTGATAAGCGTGGTGGCGCCAACGGCGCACGCATCCGCCTGGCACCTCAAAAGGACTGGGAAGTAAACAAACCCGCAGAATTAGCAAAAGTGTTAGAAACGCTTGGCGGGATTCAATCGGAGTTCAACGGTGGCCAGCCCGGTGGTAAACAAGTTTCGCTGGCTGACCTGATTGTTTTAGGTGGCAGCGCCGCTGTTGAACAGGCTGCAAAGAATGCCGGACACGAAGTGAAAGTGCGTTTCACTCCCGGAAGGACAGATGCATCGCAGGAGCAAACCGATGTGGAGTCGTTCGCGGTGCTTGAACCTGCTGCAGATGGTTTCCGCAATTATTACAGCAACCGCCAAACGGCGCTGCCTGAGGAAATGCTGATAGATAAGGCACAACTGTTGACACTGACGGCACCCGAACTGACCGTTTTGGTTGGCGGCATGCGCGTGTTGAACACGAATTTCGATGGGGCGCAGCATGGCGTGTTTACCAGGCGCCCCGGCGTACTCAGCAACGACTTTTTTGTGAACCTGCTTGACCTTGGCACCACCTGGAAACCTACCTCGGATGCCGGGAAAATATTTACCGGCGCTGACCGCAAGACAGGCGAAATTAAATGGACAGGCACCCGTGCCGACCTGGTCTTCGGGTCCAATTCCGAGCTAAGGGCCGTAGCCGAAGTTTACGCCTGTGAAGATGCGCAGGCGCAATTTGTGCATGACTTTGTGGCGGCCTGGACCAAGGTGATGAACCTGGACCGGTTTGATTTAATTTAGTTGGTACTTTATTTTTTTTAAAGGCGGTACGGTAACGTGCCGCTTTTTTTATGGTTATTTCATCGTACAAACCATTTAAATAAATGGCGCATTTATTTCCCGATCTATGTTTTGCCCAACCCTGTTTATTCAACGTCAATCAACGTTTTTGCCTGCCTTATTTTGTAGCACCAGGCAAATGAAATATAATTTAATGTAGTGTCTTTGACAAATTGGAAATCAATCTAAACAAATGCAGAACATGCGAGTTATTAGGGAATAAAAAAAATCACATCTATGGAACATAGTAAAAATTGGCACGAAAAACACAGAGAAGCATCGAAATTCGGACAGCGCCTTGCCGATACTGTCGCAAGCGGCATGGGCTCCTGGCGCTTCATCATCATACAAACAGCCATCGTTGGTGCCTGGATGTTGCTAAATGTTGTGGGTTTTATGCGCCATTGGGACGTCTATCCGTTCATCCTGTTAAACCTGTTGTTTTCCACCCAGGCTGCGTATGCCGCGCCGATCATCATGATGGCACAGAACCGCCAGAGCGAACGTGACCGCCACCACGCCGAACAGGATTACAGGACCAATTTAGAAGCAAAAAAAGAGATAGAGTTACTTATAGAAAGATTAAACGTCATCGAGATTGAAAAACTGGATAAAATACTGGAACTGTTGCAAGTGGACAAGCACGAAAAAAAGAAAACAGTTTAAGATTTAACGCCAGATGACACATCAATTTTATGGCGGTACCAGCGGTTTGCTGCTCGCTATGCCAAAGCGGGATTTTCCCCCTGAACACCACGATAAATCAAGACTGGCATTTTATGCCCTGCATCAAAACAGCATCGAGATCAACAGCTCGTTTTATAAACTGCCCCGGGCCAAAACGATCAGCAGGTGGGTTGCTGAGGTGCCGGATCAATTTCTTTTCACCTTTAAGCTTTGGAAAGGGATCACGCATCAAAAAGAACTTTTGTTTAACAACAATGATGTCACCCGTTTTATGGAGGCGATATCGTCGGCTAATGAAAAAAGAGGATGCCTGCTGATCCAGTTTCCGCCAGGGCTTCAAGCTAACGCGAAACCGCAGTTACAGGAGCTTTTAAAGTCGGTTAAAGCATATGACTGGCGGGCAGCGGTCGAATTCCGGCATCCGTCGTGGTACCGCGACAGCATATTCGAATTGTTGAATGCTTACCAGGCGGCGATGGTTATCCAGGATATGCCCAAATCAGCTACTCCGCTGGAACTTACGGCTGATGCCCTCGTTTATCTGCGCTTCCACGGCCCTTCGGGTAATTACAAGGGCAGTTACAGCGAAGCATTCCTCTCCGAATATGCAAACTATATAGCGGAGTGGCAGCAGGAAGGCCGGGCCGTGTTTTGTTATTTCAATAACACCGCGGGCGCCGCGCTCCAAAACCTGAACTTTTTAAAGCACTGCCTGACTCAGATTTCACCAGGCTGAACACCAGGTGTTTCAGGCAAAGGCCTTTCCGCCGGGATCTCATCGGGTACTACCTGCGGGTCTTCGGCTGGCACTTCGGGTTCCGCGGGATCTGAAGGCCGGTTTATTTCGGGCCGTTCCTGTGGTACCGGCATTTCCGGTTTTTCGCCCGGGAATGTATCATGTTGTTTTCCCATTTTTCGCTTCTTGATATTCAATTAAACCATTTACCAGTTTTTGCCACTGCATTCCGGATAGGCCTACCCTGGCCATCAGCGCTATGGCAGTATTCCTGATCTTATCATGCAGGTCAACCCGTTCATTGTTTGGCGTTTCATTACGGCCGTGTGCGCCCGCGCTCAGTAGCAGTCCGTCACGGCGCACTACAAAGGTGCTCGTTGACACGTCCTTATAAAAATGCGCTATCTCGGTATTATCTTTTCCCGGTTCAGGCATCGGGCGCACCGTCATCAGCGTATATTCTTCCGCTGTATTGGCGCCGCCCTCCGTCACCAGCTTTTCAATCATCACCCATTCCAGGCCGTCGCCGGCATCGGGGCCGGGTCCCGGCAGGTCGATACTGATGAACGCCCCTTGCCCGGCCATCTGGTCAACCTCAATGCCCAGGTTATTGCAAAGCGTAAATTTTGCCGAAGCGCCTCCGGCGTATGCGTGCCAGTTATTTACCGAAAGCATGCGCCCTGCAGCAGCCAGGAAAGCTTTATGCGCCGATTCCACGTTAGGGTATTTTTGCTCGTGTGTAAAATCAGTCTGCCGTCCGGTCTCCTGCGTAGGTAATTGATCTGACGCTGTTTTCATATCTAAGCAACGTCTTTGACCGCGCCTTGTTTTCCGATTTTTCAATTTACTTTTCACCGGTTTGTTGTTGCTTTTCGACCTGGGTGCCTTGAACCTGAGAAAATTGTTCTAATAACGAGGGTTAAATGAAGCAGCGGTTTTATGCCGGAATAAAAAAGCCACTTACAAATATTTGTAAGTGGCTGATTGTCAGGTGGAGAATATCGGAGTCGAACCGATGACCTCTTGCATGCCATGCAAGCGCTCTAGCCAGCTGAGCTAATCCCCCTTGTTTTTAGTTTGCAGCAGGCGGTGTGCAGGTTGCAGTTGTTTTACCGTTTCTTAAAAATGCCTGCAGCAAACTGATCTGCGGTCGGCAAAAGTAACAAAAAGTTGCTCAATGACAAACTTGTAAAACGAATTTTAAAAATTGCCTTTTTTTGCCCATTGTTACCTGACCGGCGACGCCCTTAAGCCTTCAGACTTCCGACTGGGGACTTAACCCCCCGCACCATCTGCTCCAGCGCATCGATCCAGGTAGGCGAATCGTTCAGGCTTTCCACCAGTTGTACGTGTTCGCCGCCGAGGGCTTTAAATTCGTCGCCATATTCAACCGTCACTTCGTAAACGGTTTCCAGGCAGTCGGCAACAAAGGCGGGGCAAAATACCAGCAGGCGCTTTTTTCCTTCGGCGGCCAGTTTGGCCACTACTTCGCTGGTATATGGCTGCACCCAGGGATCTTTTCCCAATCTCGATTGAAAACAAATAGAATATTTCTCTTTAGGGAGATTCAATTTTTCGGCGATCAGCCGGGCGGTATCATACGATTGTGCCGAATAGCAAAATTTGTTGGTATCATTAAGGGTATTGCAGCAATTGTCCACCTTTAAGCAATATTTGCCGGTATGGTCGCATTTGATCAGCTGGCGCTGCGGCAGGCCATGGAAACTGAACAGGATATGGTCGTAAGTTTCGGGTTTGTATTTTTTGCCATTGTTGGCAAAGGTTTCAATCATCAGCTCGTTATCATGAAACGAATTAACAAAAGAGATGGAGGGGATAGTTTGCCATTTGCGTACCAGTTCCATCACCTTAT
This genomic window contains:
- a CDS encoding ABC transporter permease — encoded protein: MSLINLIRIALKALQRNKLRALLTMLGIIIGVAAVIAMVAIGQGSKQSIHDQLSKMGTNMITVQAASNLTGGVKIAGSSFQTLTIKDIVALKANPVYITEVSPSVSAKGQSINGALNWPTTMAGVAPEYLDIRKLTIRDGIAFSDNDVLTSAKVCLIGQTVIDNLFPNGENPIGKVIRFGNIPFQVIGVLSAKGFNAFGQDQDDILIAPYTSVQKRILATIYYQNIYASAVDESVTDSAVSEMTRVLRTSHRLTNAEDNDFTVRTQQELIATLSSTSGLLTVLLTVIAGISLVIGGIGIMNIMYVSVTERTREIGLRMSIGARGKDILLQFLMEAILISLTGGVIGVLLGFLSTWLVTLLLKWPTVVSNSSVLLSFVVCALTGIFFGYYPAQKASRLDPIEALRYE
- a CDS encoding ABC transporter ATP-binding protein, with protein sequence MSKKILEIKDLKRDFIMGSETVHALRGVTFDVLAGEFVTIMGSSGSGKTTLLNILGCLDKPSIGDYFLDGVDVKSLSRDELAQLRNHKIGFVFQSYNLLPRTTALENVELPLLYNKEVSAVERRERAMHALESVKLAERMDHTPSQLSGGQQQRVAIARALVNEPVMILADEATGNLDSRTSYEIMALMQELNSHQGKTIVFVTHEPDIASFSSRTIQLRDGRIQKDFQIADKRSAAEVLKNLPHTDDY
- a CDS encoding efflux RND transporter periplasmic adaptor subunit; translation: MKPIVKKILVVAVVLIAIVLVWVIFFRTKEIPATVVTQKPVYGYIAQSVTATGRIEPVDTVTVGTQVSGIISSLYVDFNSKVKKGELLAQLDKSLLQATLDQYKGVLQNAQSQLLFAKNNYERQNTLFKAEAISKADFDSALNTYNAAQAGVASAQAQVRLAQKNLSYADIYSPIDGVILNRSISIGQTVAASFSTPTLFIIAKDITKMEVQANVDEADIGDVKAGDRASFTVDAFINDRFGGKVTEIRLHPTVSANVVNYTTIINAPNDDMKLKPGMTANIIIYTKEVNNAMLIPSKALAFAPDSSLMANYQIEGRVSKKSKRKAAGAAGTNASSQVSHTAKSRSDTSGVVKQKASVWILQGTKLVQKRIEIGLNDNTSVEVLSGLTENDQVAVGINGGAKGSGAASVGGSPFMPKRPSGGGRTR
- a CDS encoding TolC family protein; the protein is MPLKPKFLLSLVLLLACFNNLFAQDSTLMGTTINWDLAKCIDYAKKNNILINTYRLSLLTSQQQYLLAKAARLPNLSGSATQNFSHQNAGSYDPATGTGGGSGLSASGSYSLNSSVTLYNGNLINNTIQQANLSVESANLSIIQQENDITLQITQAYLAVLLDKENIIYDTDLVNTSATQVKLEQQKYDVGAVARYALIQLQAQQSTDQFTLINAKNTEKGDLLTLKQLLLLTSDVNFDIIKPDTIVPIDTVTAFKTVEQTALQNRPEVKSSELGVKIAQYGVDIAKAGYKPVLSAGGALNTSYSTGQGSLPYQLNNNFNQEVGLTLSVPIFTRRVVKTQVEEAKINVDQADLNLKNTRITLSQSVERAYLNVTNAKSQYDAALQQYNFNKEGYRIATEQLKVGAINTVDYSVQKNLFIQAQQAFIQAKYNELLTLKIYDFYRGIPIKL
- the katG gene encoding catalase/peroxidase HPI, whose translation is MANMISEGPTPNDAAKCPFLGGALKQSAGSGTRNRDWWPNQLKLNILRQNSSLSNPMGEAFNYAEEFKSLDLAAVKKDIFDLMTTSQDWWPADYGHYGPFFIRMAWHSAGTYRISDGRGGAGFGTQRFAPLNSWPDNANLDKARLLLWPIKKKYGKKLSWADLMILTGNCALESMGLKTFGFGGGRADVWEPSEDIYWGAESTWLGDNRYTGDRELENPLAAVQMGLIYVNPEGPNGNPDPAASARDIRETFGRMAMNDEETVALIAGGHTFGKTHGAADPGKYVGKEPAAAPIEEQGLGWKNAYGTGNADDTITSGLEGAWTTTPAQWSNNYFENLFGFEWQLTKSPAGAYQWKPKDGAGADTVPDAHDPAKRHAPTMLTTDIALRVDPAYEKISRYFHENPDHFADAFARAWFKLTHRDMGPRARYLGPEVPAEELIWQDPIPSVTHELINDGDIAALKSKILASGLSVSQLVSAAWASASTFRGSDKRGGANGARIRLAPQKDWEVNKPAELAKVLETLGGIQSEFNGGQPGGKQVSLADLIVLGGSAAVEQAAKNAGHEVKVRFTPGRTDASQEQTDVESFAVLEPAADGFRNYYSNRQTALPEEMLIDKAQLLTLTAPELTVLVGGMRVLNTNFDGAQHGVFTRRPGVLSNDFFVNLLDLGTTWKPTSDAGKIFTGADRKTGEIKWTGTRADLVFGSNSELRAVAEVYACEDAQAQFVHDFVAAWTKVMNLDRFDLI
- a CDS encoding DUF1003 domain-containing protein; its protein translation is MEHSKNWHEKHREASKFGQRLADTVASGMGSWRFIIIQTAIVGAWMLLNVVGFMRHWDVYPFILLNLLFSTQAAYAAPIIMMAQNRQSERDRHHAEQDYRTNLEAKKEIELLIERLNVIEIEKLDKILELLQVDKHEKKKTV
- a CDS encoding DUF72 domain-containing protein, translating into MTHQFYGGTSGLLLAMPKRDFPPEHHDKSRLAFYALHQNSIEINSSFYKLPRAKTISRWVAEVPDQFLFTFKLWKGITHQKELLFNNNDVTRFMEAISSANEKRGCLLIQFPPGLQANAKPQLQELLKSVKAYDWRAAVEFRHPSWYRDSIFELLNAYQAAMVIQDMPKSATPLELTADALVYLRFHGPSGNYKGSYSEAFLSEYANYIAEWQQEGRAVFCYFNNTAGAALQNLNFLKHCLTQISPG
- the hemH gene encoding ferrochelatase, whose product is MSKKGVLLVNLGTPDSPETRDVRKYLDEFLMDPRVIDINPVSRALLVKGIIAPFRSPKSAKLYKAIWHDKTGSPLLYYSQLQHQLLQERLGGEYMVELAMRYQTPSIEAALNRMKAALVDSIQVIALFPQYASASTGSVYDKVMELVRKWQTIPSISFVNSFHDNELMIETFANNGKKYKPETYDHILFSFHGLPQRQLIKCDHTGKYCLKVDNCCNTLNDTNKFCYSAQSYDTARLIAEKLNLPKEKYSICFQSRLGKDPWVQPYTSEVVAKLAAEGKKRLLVFCPAFVADCLETVYEVTVEYGDEFKALGGEHVQLVESLNDSPTWIDALEQMVRGVKSPVGSLKA